A window of the Carassius carassius chromosome 36, fCarCar2.1, whole genome shotgun sequence genome harbors these coding sequences:
- the LOC132117497 gene encoding NEDD4 family-interacting protein 1-like gives MAEPSGRYQQLPNEEEAEEGAQVASDPPPPYSSITADSAAYLDYKDDAAFPKPPSYNVATSLPSYDEAERTKAEATVPLVSGRDDDFVARDDFEDADQLQIGNDGIFMLTCFMAFLFNWIGFFLSFCLTTSAAGRYGAISGFGLSLIKWILIVRFSAYFPGYFEGQYWLWWVFLVLGILLFLRGFINYAKIRKMADSVSTLPRTRVLFIY, from the exons CTGCCCAATGAAGAGGAAGCAGAGGAGGGAGCTCAGGTGGCCAGTGATCCTCCGCCCCCTTACAGTAGTATCACAGCTGACAGCGCAG CATATTTAGATTACAAAGATGATGCAGCATTTCCCAAGCCCCCATCTTACAACGTAGCCACATCTCTACCCTCGTACGATGAGGCAGAGCGAACCAAAGCAGAGGCGACTGTCCCACTCGTCTCAGGCCGA GATGATGACTTTGTGGCTAGAGATGACTTTGAGGATGCTGACCAGCTGCAGATAGGCAATGACGGCATTTTCATGTTGACATGTTTCA TGGCATTCCTCTTCAACTGGATTGGCTTCTTTCTGTCATTCTGCCTTACAACCTCAGCAGCTGGGCGATATGGCGCCATATCTGGGTTTGGTCTGTCCCTCATCAAATGGATTCTCATCGTACGG TTTTCTGCTTATTTCCCTGGTTACTTTGAGGGACAGTACTGGTTATGGTGGGTGTTCCTGGTGCTCG GCATCCTGCTCTTCCTCAGAGGCTTTATTAACTATGCCAAGATCCGAAAAATGGCAGACTCTGTTTCTACTCTTCCACGGACCAGAGTTCTCTTCATCTATTAA